The Chthoniobacterales bacterium genome includes the window ATCGCCGAACCTCTCCCGGCTGTCGTGGAACGGCTACTCGCCGTCGCCCATGCGGAGGAACTGCAAGTGAAAGGGCTGCACGAATCGGTTCGTCGGCTGTGCGACGCGATCTCGCGTCAGGATTGGGAAACGGCGGCGGCGATGGCGATAGTCGTTTCGAGCGCGCTACCATCTGCGAACGCCGTGACCCCGTTGGCAGAAAATTGCGGCGATTTGGCTGCGCCTGCTTTTTTAGAATCATGATCACCCAGCGTGCAACAGCCAACCCAATCGCACTGACACCTGCTCCGCCGTTGCGTGTCGCACGCTGGGTGAGGGTGAGTACGGATGAGCAAGCAAAGGACGGGCATGCCGGTCTGCAGAGGCAATACGCTCAAACGGATCGCATCATTGCGACACGTGGCTACGAATTAGTGGCCTCTTTCGAAGTCATCGCGGTAAGCGGCGCTAGTGTGGTTGCGCACGCTCCGGAGTTCCAAGCGCTCATGAACTTGGTTAGGACCGGCGCCATTCAGGCGATTATTGTGAGCGAGGCAAGTCGGCTGATGCGTGTTGACTCTTGGGAGAGTCTCGGTTGCCTGGATTGCCTCGGAAAATATCGTGTCCCGATCATCGCGGACGGCACGGAGATCGATTTTTCGAGTTTTGCTACTGCGATCCCTCTCCTGTTTGCCGCGGACGAACGTCTCGATAACGTGCAGAAGATTTCCGACAGCAAGGCAGCCTTGAGGCTCGAAGGGAAATTGGCATCAGGGGGAAAAACGCTCCCATTCGCAGTGCGCTACAGCAGACGGAAGCACAAATTCCGTTACGACGTGAAGGATATCTGGCGCGTCCAGAAGGCTTTTGAACTGGTAGATTTGGGAAACACCAACCTCTCGTCCGTTGCCCGCGCCACGGGCTTTCAGCGCACCGGCATACGCTATATTCTCACTAACCCAATCTACATCGGCATCCGCCGGTATGACACCAAGCGCGATCCGAACGTGAAACGCGTTGGCCGTGATGGCCGCAAAACCTATCGACCCAAAATTCGGTTACTTCCCGAAGAGATTCTCGAAATACGCGTCATCGCACAGCCAGCGGTCCCGCCCGATCGCTTTCAACGCGTGCAGCGAATATTGGAAGAGTTGCGACTCAACCACGTCGCAACTCTGCCGAAGGAAAAGCGCGTTCACCTCTGCACGACCTACGGGAGATGCGGTTGCTGCGGCCAGGCGCTCTATATTAGTGGAAACGGCAAGAAGGATAAGGTTACAGGGATGCCGCTGCTATGGTACTGCTGCCGCAGCCAGCATCCCGGCAAAAAGGGAACCCTGCCGCGTTGCACCAATTCGTGGACGAATTCCAAAAAACTCAACGCACTGCTCGTCGCGTTTGCGACCAGCGTTCTCACCGATCCGGAGTTGTTGACGGGACTCATCAGAAGATCGATCAAGCTCTCGTCAGATGTAATCCGTCCGTTCCCAAAACGCGGAGGAGTGCAAGAATTGATCGCGAAGCTCGAAAAACAAGAGCACAAACTCATCCGAATGTGCTCTTCGGACGCGATCTCCATCGCGGAATTGAAACGTGAACGAATGAAGGTTCGCGACGAGATGGACCGGCTTCGCGCCGCCAGCTCGCCGCCGGAATGCCGGCCGATGACCCTTGAAGGATTTGCACGGCTGGTAATCAAAGGCGCGCTCGGCTTCCAGCGCCTTCAGAATGCCCGCGAGCAAAAGACGGTGCTGGAGCAAATCTTTTCCGAGGTGTTCTTCCGCCACGACACAATAACGGCGTTTCGCTTCACTCCGAGCCTCGTCGGAAGCACGGACGAGCACGCAAAAGAAATGGGACGGATCATCAATCTGGAAAAACCGTTCCGCATCACACCCGAAATCCCAGAGAGTCACAAGCAGTGCTCCAAGTGCCTTGCGATCTTGCCAAACGATTCATTTCGCAAGGGTCGGTTGCTCTGCCCCGATTGCTTTCGGGTCTACAACACCCAACGATCCCGACACTATCGCCAGCGTCGCACCCTTAACATCGGGCCGCAGGCTTCGGCCTAAGCAAAGGCCTTTTCGGGAGGCCACATCCACGTCTTTGGGATGATTTCTAGGACTTTTTTGACATTGCGTAAGCACTGCTAATGAATTATGATACAGGCTGGTCATTTCACATGCCCAAAGTACGCAATAAACAAACTCGCAAGCGCTCAGCTTTCGCGGAGATGCTCGTCAGCAAGCGTACCGAAGCTGACCTGACGCAGCGAGACCTGGCAAACCCAGACAAGGGCCTAAGCCACAGTTTCATCGCGCTCTTGGAGACTGACCGTCGAGGGAAGGCAGAGCCAACGCTAACTCGCGGCCAAGTGTGGTACCTAATTCAAAAACTGGAAATATGGCCGCCTGATTCGGATCGGTTTTTGGAAGCCGCCGGTCACGAGGCCGATCGGTCGGCCAAAGAGGAATTGGATATTCAGGAACGTTTCGAATTCGACGAGCTTTGGGTCTATGCCCGTTACATTTTGGACCCCGACGATGCTTGGTTCGAGGTCGTCTACAACAATATCGTTGGGAGCCGAGCGATAGCCTATCGGTACTTTACGGAAGACAAGACACCGTTCTTAAACTTGGTTTATCGGTTATCCGAAGCGGGAGTTGATGAAACGCTCCTCAAGAGCCGACTCGAGTGCACTATCGTGCCTCCGGATTTTTTCATCTCAAGCTTTGCGTTATATCTTAAGGACAAACGCCCGCGGTACGGTTGTGGGACAAAGCTCCACGAAGGTCGGGCCGAGAAGTTTTATGCCATGCATGCTTCTGAGGCCTCACGTTTGTTCGAAATGCTCCGCAGGTGGAGGGATTCGCTTCGCCGCGAACATGATATCTCCCTGAGTCCGTTGCGACGAATATATCCGGAACCAAAACAGTCTAAGTTTGTCGCCGAATGATCTAACCGAGGTCCGAAAACAATGGAACGCGCCAACGCCCCTACTCTGAAGGACAAAACGTTTAAGCTTTACGACGTAGTGTCGATGTTATTTGTGGCGGTATATCTCATTTCACAGGTGGCTAGCGCGAAATTGTTTTCGTTCGGACCGTTCCAGTTTCCTGGGGCGATCATAATATTTCCATTCAGTTACATCTTCGGTGACATCTTGACCGAGGTTTACGGTTATGCCCGAACCCGCCGAACCATTTGGATTGGGTTTTTTTCCGCCGTCTTGATGGCCGTCACGTTTTGGGTTGTTGAGAAACTGCCGCCAGCGGCAGGGTGGCTGAATCAAGAGGCTTACGAGAAGATCCTTGGAATAGTACCGCGGGTCGTCCTCGGCAGCATCGTGGGCTACTGGGTGGGAGAGTTCGTGAACTCCTTTGTAATGGCGAAACTAAAGATATTCACCGAAGGCAAGCATCTATGGACACGAACAATAGGCTCGACCCTGGCGGGGCAAGCGTTCGATACCGCCGCCTTTGTTCTCATTGCTTTCTCAAGCATGATGCCCTTCCCGGTGCTCCTTAAGCTTTCCCTCAGCGTTTACGTCTTCAAAGTTGTCTACGAAACCGTGGCAACTCCACTTACCTACGCAATTGTCGGGTACCTGAAGCGTATTGAGGGTATAGACATCTACGACCGCGGGACCAATTTTTCTCCTTTTAGATTTTGAAGGCAACTCCTACAAACATTAGCATCACTGCGACAGAGAAACGGATACGAACTTCTTCCGAGGAAGTGGATCTCCATCGCCTGTACGACGACGCGGCCAAAGATTGGTCGCGAGATACTCCCGAAGTCAGAGACGATCTCATCACATGGCCCTTTCTCGTCAGGAAGATACGGGATTTCGCTTCCAACGGCATTGTCGTCGATATCGGCTGCGGCACTGGCAACATTTGCCGTCTTGCAAGCCCGCATGTGAAAACGGCCATCGGACTAGACATCTCACAAGAAATGATATCTGAAGCCGAGCGATGTTCGGCCGGAGTTCGCAACGTTCTGTATGTCAGAGCCGACATGAGGCACCTTGCAGGCGCGATCGCCCCTACCTCGGCAGATTTGGTTTTGTCAATTTTCGGATATTGCTGCCTTGAATCCCGTGAAGAATTGAACCTCACGTTGCGCGAGACTGCTCATATATTGAAACCTGGCGGACGGCTACTCTTACAGATACCGCACCCCTGCGAACCACTATTTGAAAGCAAGTCGCAATGGGCTCGCGAACTCGACCCCTTGGGAAACTATTTCAACAATGGCGCGACGGTGCGACGACGATTGCGCATGGTAAATGGCAAATGGGTTACCGTAGGTCGCCATCATTTTACCCTCAGTTGTTATTTCGACGAGATATTAAACGTAGGTCTGGCGATTCGGCAGGTCATCGAACCTCAAGCGCCGGCGCAATTGATCGAGAAGCATCCGGATCTTGCTCCCGAAGCGGCACGACCATCGTCCATATTCATCGTGGCGCAGAGGTTGTAGAAGCTGAGGTTGGTGTGGTCGAGGCGGCACGGTTATCACTCAAACCGTCTGGAGCGATCATTCTCTTGAGCGTCACGTGCTTACCCGGCCTATGGCAATCGCGCCACCGCCGGTGACGTGTTGCGAGGCAACGCGATCCGTGCCGCGAGGGTAATCAGTCAGTCATCCCCATCCCGGACCAATCGTTGCCCCGTTCTAACGTCGGGGAGGGCCGCGTCTCGGCGTTTACGGAGTCAGCTGGCAATAGGACCAAAATTATCAGGGCCTCGTCTTGCCAGGTCGGGAGTGCGATTGGAACGACGGTGACGCGGGTTGCGGTATCAATCGTCATTTCTTTCTTTCTATGGTGTGTGCAATTTGCGGCACTTGATTTTGGCCGCGCGGTTTCGATAAAGTTTTTCGCAAGCGATACGGGCTGAGTGCTCATCTGACGGGTTTCCATAAATCTCGATCGCGAAGTACTTTCCCCGTCGCTCGGCGATTCCGAAACGAATCGGCACGTCTAAAAATTCCAGGGATCGGAAAATATGAACATTCACGATAATAGAAAGCACTATAGTTGAATTGTAAGCAAGACTTTAATTATGACATTTTTGACACATTCTCGCACCCGCCTCTTGTCGGCCAATCGCGATCGGCGTGGGAAAACGCTCTACCAGATCGCTATCCTTTGGAGACAAAGCGAAACGAGAGCGCTCCAAGAAGACGGGGAAGAGCCTTGGCGGCGGCTAAGC containing:
- a CDS encoding queuosine precursor transporter; translated protein: MERANAPTLKDKTFKLYDVVSMLFVAVYLISQVASAKLFSFGPFQFPGAIIIFPFSYIFGDILTEVYGYARTRRTIWIGFFSAVLMAVTFWVVEKLPPAAGWLNQEAYEKILGIVPRVVLGSIVGYWVGEFVNSFVMAKLKIFTEGKHLWTRTIGSTLAGQAFDTAAFVLIAFSSMMPFPVLLKLSLSVYVFKVVYETVATPLTYAIVGYLKRIEGIDIYDRGTNFSPFRF
- a CDS encoding recombinase family protein, translated to MRVDSWESLGCLDCLGKYRVPIIADGTEIDFSSFATAIPLLFAADERLDNVQKISDSKAALRLEGKLASGGKTLPFAVRYSRRKHKFRYDVKDIWRVQKAFELVDLGNTNLSSVARATGFQRTGIRYILTNPIYIGIRRYDTKRDPNVKRVGRDGRKTYRPKIRLLPEEILEIRVIAQPAVPPDRFQRVQRILEELRLNHVATLPKEKRVHLCTTYGRCGCCGQALYISGNGKKDKVTGMPLLWYCCRSQHPGKKGTLPRCTNSWTNSKKLNALLVAFATSVLTDPELLTGLIRRSIKLSSDVIRPFPKRGGVQELIAKLEKQEHKLIRMCSSDAISIAELKRERMKVRDEMDRLRAASSPPECRPMTLEGFARLVIKGALGFQRLQNAREQKTVLEQIFSEVFFRHDTITAFRFTPSLVGSTDEHAKEMGRIINLEKPFRITPEIPESHKQCSKCLAILPNDSFRKGRLLCPDCFRVYNTQRSRHYRQRRTLNIGPQASA
- a CDS encoding class I SAM-dependent methyltransferase; translation: MDLHRLYDDAAKDWSRDTPEVRDDLITWPFLVRKIRDFASNGIVVDIGCGTGNICRLASPHVKTAIGLDISQEMISEAERCSAGVRNVLYVRADMRHLAGAIAPTSADLVLSIFGYCCLESREELNLTLRETAHILKPGGRLLLQIPHPCEPLFESKSQWARELDPLGNYFNNGATVRRRLRMVNGKWVTVGRHHFTLSCYFDEILNVGLAIRQVIEPQAPAQLIEKHPDLAPEAARPSSIFIVAQRL